One genomic region from Phragmites australis chromosome 1, lpPhrAust1.1, whole genome shotgun sequence encodes:
- the LOC133886804 gene encoding dof zinc finger protein DOF3.1-like — protein sequence MVRCAAAMEGGLVAAAAASGGGGEGGGRAEPAGLPCPRCESTDTKFCYYNNYNMAQPRHFCKGCRRYWTRGGALRNVPVGGGTRKATPAGRRKRGSPAALAPSPSPAPALSSPLAVVDPNRRLLDLGGCFTSLLAPAPAPNGHFSARFLVGGLAPVVPPASAPGLPLPQSPVSQALPEALIWSMGWPDLSI from the coding sequence ATGGTTCGTTGTGCTGCTGCCATGGAGGGAGGTCTGGTGGCGGCGGCTGCCGCTtccggcggaggaggagagggaggagggagggcgGAGCCGGCGGGGCTGCCTTGCCCGCGCTGCGAGTCCACCGACACCAAGTTCTGCTACTACAACAACTACAACATGGCGCAGCCGCGGCACTTCTGCAAGGGCTGCCGCCGCTACTGGACGCGCGGGGGCGCGCTCCGCAACGTCCCCGTCGGCGGCGGCACGCGCAAGGCAACCCCCGCCGGTCGCCGCAAGCGCGGCTCACCGGCCGCGCTcgcgccctcgccctcgcccgCGCCGGCCCTGTCGTCGCCGCTGGCAGTAGTGGATCCCAACCGCCGGCTGCTCGACCTCGGCGGCTGTTTCACCTCTCTGctcgcgcccgcgcccgcgccaaaCGGCCACTTCTCCGCCCGGTTCTTGGTGGGCGGGCTCGCACCGGTGGTGCCTCCTGCTTCTGCTCCTGGCCTGCCGCTGCCGCAGTCGCCGGTCTCCCAGGCGTTGCCAGAGGCCCTGATCTGGAGCATGGGGTGGCCGGACCTGTCCATCTAG